A genomic region of Devosia ginsengisoli contains the following coding sequences:
- a CDS encoding acyl carrier protein encodes MSDVADRVRKIVVEHLNVDAEKVVEKASFIDDLGADSLDQVELVMAFEEEFSVEIPDDAAESIQTFGDAVSFLTKAVG; translated from the coding sequence ATGAGCGATGTCGCTGATCGGGTCCGCAAGATCGTTGTGGAACACCTCAATGTGGATGCCGAGAAGGTTGTCGAAAAGGCCAGCTTCATCGACGATCTGGGTGCGGACTCCCTCGACCAGGTCGAACTGGTGATGGCCTTCGAAGAAGAATTTTCGGTTGAGATCCCCGACGACGCCGCCGAGTCGATCCAGACCTTCGGCGATGCCGTGTCGTTCCTCACCAAGGCCGTCGGCTAA
- the fabF gene encoding beta-ketoacyl-ACP synthase II translates to MRRVVVTGLGLVTPLGTGVEATWANILAGKSGAVRIDDFQVDDIACQIAHRLPLGDYAEGKFNPDEWMDTKEQRKVDPFIVYAMAAAQQAIEDAGVEPKTQEEQERTGVLIGSGIGGVGGIYDASITLHEKGPRRISPFFIPGRLINLASGQVSIRFGLKGPNHSVVTACSTGAHAIGDAARLIALGDADVMVAGGAESCVNRLSLAGFAAARALSTGFNDNPEAASRPYDKDRDGFVMGEGAGIVVLEDYERAKARGAKIYGEVIGYGLSGDAYHITAPSPDGDGGFRAMSAAIKRAGIAASDIDYINAHGTSTPLGDEIELGAVTRVLGDSASKAVMSSTKSAVGHLLGAAGSVEAIFCLLAMRDGIAPPTLNLDNPSVDTVINLVPKKAFKKEINVALSNSFGFGGTNATLVMRKVG, encoded by the coding sequence TTGCGCCGCGTCGTTGTCACCGGGTTGGGCCTCGTTACGCCCCTCGGTACTGGAGTTGAAGCCACCTGGGCCAATATCCTGGCCGGAAAGAGTGGCGCCGTCAGGATCGACGACTTTCAGGTCGATGATATCGCCTGCCAGATTGCTCATCGCTTGCCGCTCGGCGACTATGCCGAGGGCAAGTTCAATCCCGATGAGTGGATGGACACCAAGGAACAGCGCAAGGTCGATCCCTTCATCGTCTATGCCATGGCTGCCGCGCAGCAGGCTATCGAGGATGCCGGGGTCGAGCCGAAAACCCAGGAAGAGCAGGAACGCACTGGCGTCCTGATCGGCTCGGGCATCGGTGGCGTGGGCGGCATCTACGATGCCTCCATCACCCTGCACGAAAAGGGTCCGCGCCGCATCAGTCCCTTCTTCATTCCCGGTCGCCTGATCAACCTGGCCTCCGGCCAGGTCTCCATCCGTTTCGGCCTCAAGGGGCCGAACCATTCGGTGGTCACCGCCTGCTCCACCGGCGCCCATGCCATCGGCGATGCCGCCCGTCTCATTGCGCTCGGCGATGCCGACGTGATGGTGGCCGGCGGCGCCGAAAGCTGCGTCAACCGCCTGTCGCTGGCCGGCTTCGCCGCCGCCCGTGCGCTTTCGACCGGCTTCAACGACAATCCCGAAGCCGCCTCCCGTCCTTACGACAAGGATCGTGATGGCTTCGTCATGGGCGAGGGCGCCGGCATCGTCGTCCTCGAAGACTATGAGCGGGCCAAGGCCCGGGGCGCCAAGATTTATGGCGAAGTGATCGGCTATGGTCTTTCCGGCGATGCCTATCACATCACCGCCCCGTCGCCCGATGGCGATGGTGGTTTCCGCGCGATGAGCGCCGCCATCAAGCGCGCCGGCATTGCTGCGTCCGATATCGACTATATCAACGCCCACGGCACCTCGACGCCGCTCGGCGACGAGATCGAGTTGGGCGCGGTCACACGCGTCCTTGGCGACTCGGCATCGAAGGCGGTGATGAGTTCCACCAAGTCGGCCGTTGGCCACCTGCTGGGCGCCGCCGGTTCGGTCGAAGCCATTTTCTGCCTGCTGGCGATGCGTGACGGCATCGCGCCGCCGACGCTCAACCTCGACAATCCCTCGGTCGACACGGTGATCAATCTGGTGCCCAAAAAGGCATTCAAGAAGGAGATCAACGTGGCGCTGTCCAACAGCTTCGGCTTTGGCGGCACCAATGCGACCCTGGTCATGCGCAAGGTCGGCTGA
- the mltG gene encoding endolytic transglycosylase MltG → MNDRKVRRRRRSSNGFVDILNGLLTLLVLGLLVAGGIVLYGASQFYGEGPLTAETTFRVEAGSGLSSIGPRLEEQGLISNQYIFQVGSRVANIEGTVKQGDFRIPAGASMADILRELIEGNPIRYAVVIPEGWTAWEAVQRLNADANITGEISTLPAEGSILPGSYDYVPGDTRQSVLERMQAAMTSELAAVWEARQPDLPLETPEQLLVLASIVERETGVATERPQVAAVFVNRLREGMRLQSDPTIIYGITKGQGSLGRGLRRSEIEAQTPYNTYQIDGLPPTPIANPGIDSLKAVANPDTHDYLYFVAKGASPREGHVFAETYAEHQDNVAQYRRIAAEAAAQAEADAEAARQALEAEQAGEAPAAE, encoded by the coding sequence ATGAATGATCGCAAGGTCCGGCGCCGCCGCCGCTCAAGCAACGGTTTCGTTGATATCCTCAACGGCTTGCTGACGCTGCTGGTTCTCGGCCTGCTGGTTGCCGGCGGCATCGTGCTCTACGGCGCCTCCCAGTTCTACGGCGAAGGCCCGCTCACCGCCGAAACCACCTTCCGCGTCGAAGCCGGCTCCGGCCTCTCCTCCATCGGCCCGCGCCTAGAGGAACAGGGCCTCATCTCCAATCAGTATATTTTCCAGGTCGGCAGCCGCGTCGCCAATATCGAAGGCACCGTCAAGCAGGGCGATTTCCGCATCCCCGCCGGCGCCAGCATGGCCGATATCCTGCGCGAGCTGATCGAGGGCAACCCGATCCGCTACGCCGTCGTCATCCCCGAAGGCTGGACCGCCTGGGAGGCCGTGCAGCGCCTCAATGCCGATGCCAATATCACGGGCGAAATCTCGACCCTTCCCGCCGAAGGCTCCATCCTGCCCGGTAGCTACGACTACGTGCCCGGCGATACCCGCCAATCCGTGCTCGAGCGCATGCAGGCCGCCATGACCAGTGAACTGGCTGCCGTCTGGGAAGCCCGCCAGCCCGACCTGCCGCTCGAAACGCCCGAACAGCTCCTGGTCCTCGCCTCTATCGTCGAGCGAGAAACCGGCGTCGCCACTGAGCGGCCCCAGGTCGCCGCCGTCTTCGTCAATCGCCTGCGCGAAGGCATGCGCCTGCAGTCCGATCCCACCATCATCTATGGCATCACCAAGGGCCAGGGTTCACTGGGCCGCGGTCTGCGCCGCTCCGAAATCGAGGCGCAGACCCCCTACAACACCTACCAGATCGATGGCCTGCCGCCGACGCCCATCGCCAATCCGGGCATCGATTCCCTCAAGGCCGTCGCCAATCCCGACACCCACGACTACCTCTATTTCGTGGCCAAGGGCGCCTCGCCCCGCGAGGGCCATGTCTTCGCCGAAACCTATGCCGAGCATCAGGACAATGTCGCCCAATACCGCCGCATAGCCGCCGAAGCCGCTGCCCAGGCAGAAGCCGATGCCGAAGCCGCCCGTCAGGCCCTCGAGGCCGAGCAGGCTGGCGAAGCCCCGGCAGCCGAGTGA
- a CDS encoding YicC/YloC family endoribonuclease yields MTQPLASMTGYARATGAVPGASFACEVKSVNGRGLDIRLRLAPGFDALESDIRQRIGKQVTRGSLTLNLSVERDGAGGDLLVNRQALATVLAAIDDLRSAVPAAAPPSLDGILGLKGVLEQRDRPISSDAEESLTSAILDAASRALSDLVLARRQEGSQIAAVLLDRLDEIETLVQRAEVHPARSRDTILAKLRQQVADIAADIAIPEDRLVQEALLLATKADIREELDRLTAHIASARQLINGGGAVGRRLDFLAQEFNREANTLCSKSNAVELTAIGLDLKAAIDQLREQVQNIE; encoded by the coding sequence GTGACCCAGCCCCTCGCCAGCATGACCGGCTATGCCCGCGCCACCGGCGCGGTGCCCGGCGCGTCCTTCGCCTGCGAGGTGAAATCGGTCAACGGCCGCGGCCTCGATATTCGCCTGCGCCTCGCCCCCGGCTTCGATGCGCTCGAAAGCGACATCCGTCAGCGCATCGGCAAACAGGTCACCCGCGGCTCGCTGACCCTCAATCTCTCCGTCGAGCGCGACGGGGCAGGGGGCGACCTGCTGGTCAACCGCCAGGCCCTCGCCACCGTCCTCGCTGCCATCGACGACCTGCGCAGCGCCGTACCCGCCGCCGCCCCGCCCAGCCTCGATGGCATTCTCGGCCTCAAGGGCGTACTCGAACAGCGCGACCGCCCCATTTCCTCCGATGCCGAGGAATCCCTGACATCAGCCATTCTCGACGCCGCGTCCCGGGCGCTGTCCGATCTCGTCCTCGCCCGCCGCCAGGAAGGCAGCCAGATCGCCGCTGTCCTGCTCGACCGCCTCGACGAAATCGAGACCCTGGTGCAGCGCGCCGAGGTCCACCCCGCCCGCAGCCGCGACACCATCCTCGCCAAACTCCGCCAGCAGGTGGCCGACATCGCCGCCGATATCGCCATCCCCGAGGATCGCCTGGTGCAGGAAGCCCTGCTGCTCGCCACCAAGGCCGATATCCGCGAAGAACTCGACCGCCTCACCGCCCATATCGCCTCGGCGCGCCAGCTCATAAACGGCGGCGGCGCCGTCGGCCGCCGGCTCGATTTTCTCGCCCAGGAATTCAACCGCGAGGCCAATACCCTGTGCAGCAAATCCAATGCGGTGGAGCTCACCGCCATCGGCCTTGACCTCAAGGCGGCGATCGATCAACTACGCGAGCAAGTGCAGAACATCGAATAG
- the gmk gene encoding guanylate kinase, with amino-acid sequence MEFQRRGVMLVIASPSGAGKSSISRALFGADPNIKLSVSVTTRARRTDEVEGKHYYFIDIETFKRMQADGELLESAEVHGNFYGTPRARVEEQLAGGNDILFDIDYQGTLQLYKNSRKDMVTVFILPPTIKELRARLERRAQDSVGTIEKRLHNARREMEHFNEYDYVIVNEDLEKSVARVRSILVSARLERERQLNLSSFVKDLQSQIDSL; translated from the coding sequence ATGGAATTTCAGCGCCGTGGCGTCATGCTGGTCATCGCTTCGCCCTCGGGCGCCGGCAAATCTTCCATCTCGCGCGCTTTGTTCGGCGCCGATCCCAATATCAAGCTGTCCGTTTCGGTCACCACCCGCGCCCGCCGCACCGACGAGGTCGAGGGCAAGCACTACTATTTCATCGACATCGAGACCTTCAAGCGCATGCAGGCCGATGGTGAATTGCTGGAATCGGCCGAAGTCCACGGCAATTTCTACGGCACGCCCCGCGCCCGCGTCGAAGAACAGCTCGCTGGCGGCAACGATATCCTCTTCGACATCGACTACCAGGGCACGCTCCAGCTCTACAAGAACAGCCGCAAGGACATGGTGACGGTCTTCATCCTGCCGCCCACCATCAAGGAACTACGCGCCCGCCTCGAACGCCGCGCCCAGGACAGCGTCGGCACCATCGAAAAGCGCCTGCACAACGCCCGCCGCGAGATGGAGCACTTCAACGAATACGACTATGTCATCGTCAATGAAGACCTGGAAAAATCCGTCGCCCGCGTCCGCTCCATCCTCGTCTCCGCCCGCTTGGAGCGCGAACGCCAACTGAACTTGTCCAGCTTCGTCAAGGACTTGCAGAGCCAGATCGATTCTCTTTGA
- a CDS encoding MFS transporter, giving the protein MTPPAIRRGTPAFLRANIAFFLSAFSVFASLYSVQPLLPMFAQYWVRDAGTASLALSATTATMAVALIPASLLADRLGRHRLIVGALLITAILGMLLPFTQVWWQLITLRTLMGLTLAGIPAVAMVYLSEEMAPEALGYSMGLYIGGTAIGGMAGRVISGILSDFLGWRLGTGILAGLILAAAIAVAILLPKPRQFVRDPIGLATLWRRCRASFDDAALPWLFASAFLLMGGFVTLYNYAGFRLALPPFLLSHSAIAAIFLVYLLGSVSSTWAGGLSQRLGRRRVFWALVALMGAGMAVTMFDNTIIVILGLAIATMGFFAAHGVASAWVTRRARIGKAQASAIYLVAYYLGASILGTLGGYAWTAWAWSGVMLVSGGAALLALLVAIRLAFVPALPMPEHPPEPPAGA; this is encoded by the coding sequence ATGACCCCACCCGCCATCCGCCGCGGCACGCCGGCCTTCCTGCGCGCCAACATCGCCTTCTTCCTCTCGGCCTTTTCGGTCTTCGCCTCGCTCTATTCGGTGCAGCCCCTGTTGCCAATGTTTGCGCAATATTGGGTGCGCGATGCCGGCACCGCCTCGCTGGCCCTCTCGGCCACCACAGCCACCATGGCCGTGGCCCTCATCCCCGCCAGCCTGCTCGCCGACCGCCTCGGCCGCCATCGCCTGATTGTCGGCGCGCTGCTCATCACGGCTATCCTTGGCATGCTGCTGCCCTTCACCCAGGTCTGGTGGCAACTCATCACCCTGCGCACGCTGATGGGGCTGACGCTGGCGGGCATCCCCGCCGTGGCCATGGTCTACCTGTCAGAGGAAATGGCCCCCGAAGCCCTGGGCTATTCCATGGGCCTCTATATCGGCGGCACGGCCATTGGCGGCATGGCCGGCCGCGTCATTTCCGGCATTCTGTCCGATTTCCTCGGCTGGCGCCTCGGCACCGGCATTCTCGCCGGGCTGATCCTCGCCGCCGCCATTGCCGTCGCCATCCTGCTGCCCAAGCCGCGCCAATTCGTCCGCGACCCCATCGGCCTCGCCACCCTCTGGCGCCGCTGCCGCGCCAGTTTCGACGATGCGGCTCTGCCCTGGCTCTTCGCCAGCGCCTTCCTGCTCATGGGCGGCTTCGTGACGCTCTACAACTATGCCGGCTTCCGTCTGGCTCTGCCGCCCTTCCTGCTCAGCCACTCGGCCATCGCTGCGATATTCCTTGTCTACCTGCTGGGCAGCGTCAGCTCCACCTGGGCCGGCGGCCTGTCGCAACGGCTAGGCCGCAGAAGGGTGTTCTGGGCGCTGGTCGCGCTGATGGGGGCAGGCATGGCCGTCACCATGTTCGACAACACCATCATCGTCATTCTCGGCCTCGCCATCGCCACTATGGGTTTTTTCGCCGCCCATGGCGTGGCCAGTGCCTGGGTCACCCGCCGCGCCCGCATCGGCAAGGCCCAGGCCTCGGCCATCTACCTCGTCGCCTATTATCTCGGCGCCTCGATCCTCGGTACGCTGGGCGGCTACGCCTGGACCGCCTGGGCCTGGTCCGGCGTCATGCTGGTCAGCGGCGGCGCCGCTCTGCTGGCGCTCCTAGTCGCCATCAGGCTCGCTTTCGTGCCAGCTTTGCCCATGCCGGAACATCCGCCGGAGCCGCCAGCGGGGGCGTAG
- a CDS encoding AbrB/MazE/SpoVT family DNA-binding domain-containing protein codes for MAKTIRAALSPGILSHTRLKKSGGSLVMTVPAAARDTLHLHEGQELTVKVEDQKLVLEPAVRRPKYTLEELLAHCDFDAPLSEEERAWLDAPPVGRELL; via the coding sequence ATGGCGAAAACCATACGTGCGGCGCTATCTCCAGGCATTTTGAGCCATACCCGGCTCAAGAAGTCGGGCGGATCGCTGGTTATGACCGTGCCGGCAGCGGCGCGTGACACGCTGCATCTGCACGAGGGCCAGGAATTGACCGTCAAGGTCGAAGACCAAAAGCTCGTTTTGGAACCAGCAGTGCGGCGCCCGAAATATACGCTTGAGGAACTGCTGGCTCATTGCGATTTCGACGCCCCCCTTAGTGAGGAAGAACGCGCCTGGCTTGACGCTCCTCCCGTTGGTCGGGAACTCCTGTAG
- a CDS encoding type II toxin-antitoxin system PemK/MazF family toxin, with protein MSPAAGREQKGPHYVLIVSPRAFNKGGVPLVCPITTVGNYSRMRGFAVNLSGAGTGVTGVIQVDQLSALDMIARKGKPSGDVVPDFIMEDVLAKIATIAQ; from the coding sequence TTGTCACCGGCCGCCGGCCGCGAGCAGAAGGGTCCGCACTATGTGCTGATCGTGTCGCCTCGGGCCTTTAACAAGGGCGGTGTACCTCTGGTCTGTCCGATAACCACCGTCGGGAATTATAGCCGTATGAGGGGCTTTGCTGTGAACCTCTCTGGTGCCGGCACTGGCGTAACCGGCGTTATCCAGGTGGACCAGTTGAGTGCATTGGACATGATTGCACGCAAGGGCAAGCCCTCGGGTGATGTGGTCCCTGACTTTATCATGGAAGATGTCTTGGCGAAGATTGCCACGATAGCGCAATAG
- the rsmA gene encoding 16S rRNA (adenine(1518)-N(6)/adenine(1519)-N(6))-dimethyltransferase RsmA, producing the protein MSQIDRLPPLREVIAEHGLRAKKELGQNFLLDLNLTARIARVAGSLEGVRVIEVGPGPGGLTRALLAEGAREVIAIERDARALPALAQISEAYPGRLTVISGDAMEMDYRALADGKTRIIANLPYNIATPLLTGWLTLDPWPSFFDSLTLMFQREVAERICARPGDDAYGRLGVLAGWRSEARIAFNVGRQAFVPPPNVTSAVVHLVPKPVGDDVTVKNLEHITRAAFGQRRKMVRQSLKAAGVPVDGLLAAGGLKGDERAEELPVEAFLAMARALPGLR; encoded by the coding sequence ATGAGCCAGATCGACAGGCTGCCGCCTTTGCGCGAAGTGATCGCCGAGCATGGCCTGCGCGCCAAGAAGGAGCTGGGGCAGAATTTTCTGCTCGACCTGAACCTGACGGCACGCATCGCCCGCGTGGCGGGCTCGCTGGAGGGTGTGCGCGTCATCGAGGTGGGACCGGGACCGGGCGGGCTGACGCGGGCGCTACTGGCCGAAGGTGCGCGCGAGGTAATCGCCATTGAGCGCGATGCGCGAGCGCTGCCGGCGCTGGCGCAGATATCAGAGGCCTATCCGGGCCGGCTGACCGTGATCAGCGGCGATGCCATGGAAATGGATTATCGCGCGCTGGCCGACGGCAAGACGCGGATCATCGCCAACCTGCCCTATAATATCGCGACGCCGCTGCTGACCGGCTGGCTGACGCTGGACCCGTGGCCGAGCTTTTTCGACAGCCTGACGCTGATGTTCCAGCGGGAAGTGGCCGAGCGTATCTGTGCCCGGCCGGGCGACGACGCCTATGGGCGGCTGGGTGTGCTGGCGGGATGGCGCAGCGAGGCGCGGATTGCCTTCAATGTGGGACGGCAGGCCTTCGTGCCGCCGCCCAATGTGACCTCGGCCGTGGTGCATCTGGTGCCCAAGCCGGTGGGCGATGACGTGACGGTGAAAAATCTCGAACACATCACCCGTGCGGCCTTCGGCCAGCGGCGCAAGATGGTGCGGCAGAGCCTCAAGGCAGCGGGGGTGCCGGTGGACGGCCTGCTGGCGGCCGGCGGGCTCAAGGGGGACGAGCGGGCCGAGGAGCTGCCGGTGGAGGCGTTTCTGGCCATGGCAAGGGCGCTGCCGGGGTTGCGGTAA
- the pdxA gene encoding 4-hydroxythreonine-4-phosphate dehydrogenase PdxA — translation MDMPLAISMGEPAGVGPDIVLALYARRDELKLPPFCLFGDAPFLRARALRLGLNVDIADVGAAGAGAVFAHALPVAQVEGLVQDHPGQVSQVSAGAVIGAIEMAVAATLTGTCRGLVTAPIHKGALYHAGFKHPGHTEFLAELCANGGKPHLPVMMLAHGGLRAVPVTIHVPIKDVPGLLTKELIVETVRVVAHDLKHRFGIANPQIGMAGLNPHAGEGGGIGREELEIVGPAVAQLQFEGIGVEGPLPADTLFYPTHWARYDAVVAMYHDQALIPIKTVAFEDAVNVTLGLPIVRTSPDHGTAFDLAGTGRASPASFLAAIRMADAMTAAR, via the coding sequence ATGGACATGCCGCTGGCCATCAGCATGGGCGAACCCGCGGGGGTTGGTCCCGATATCGTCCTGGCGCTCTATGCGCGGCGGGATGAACTGAAGCTGCCACCCTTCTGCCTGTTCGGCGATGCGCCCTTCCTGCGGGCGCGGGCGCTGCGGCTGGGGCTGAACGTGGATATCGCCGATGTCGGGGCAGCGGGTGCCGGGGCGGTCTTCGCCCATGCCCTGCCGGTGGCACAGGTCGAAGGGCTGGTGCAGGACCATCCGGGACAGGTCTCGCAGGTTTCGGCCGGGGCGGTGATCGGCGCCATCGAGATGGCGGTGGCGGCGACGCTGACGGGAACCTGCCGCGGGCTGGTGACGGCGCCGATCCACAAGGGCGCGCTCTACCATGCCGGGTTCAAGCATCCCGGCCACACCGAATTCCTCGCCGAATTGTGCGCCAATGGCGGCAAGCCGCATCTGCCTGTGATGATGCTGGCGCATGGAGGCCTGCGCGCGGTGCCGGTCACCATCCATGTGCCGATCAAGGACGTGCCCGGGCTGCTGACGAAAGAGCTGATCGTCGAGACCGTGCGCGTGGTGGCGCATGACCTCAAGCATCGCTTCGGCATTGCCAATCCGCAGATCGGCATGGCCGGGCTCAACCCGCATGCGGGCGAAGGTGGCGGCATCGGGCGGGAGGAGCTGGAAATCGTCGGGCCGGCGGTGGCGCAGTTGCAGTTCGAGGGGATCGGGGTGGAAGGCCCCCTGCCCGCCGATACGCTGTTCTACCCGACCCATTGGGCGCGCTATGACGCTGTGGTGGCGATGTATCACGACCAGGCGCTGATCCCGATCAAGACGGTGGCCTTCGAGGATGCCGTCAATGTGACGCTGGGCCTGCCCATCGTGCGGACCTCGCCGGATCATGGCACGGCCTTCGACCTGGCCGGCACGGGCCGCGCCTCGCCGGCCAGTTTCCTCGCGGCCATCAGAATGGCCGATGCGATGACGGCGGCGCGATGA